The sequence below is a genomic window from Sneathiella marina.
AAGATCTCGGACGGCAAAATTACCGCCCTCAATCATGAAAATCGGTCCTGCATGTTGTGTCAGGCCGCTGCATCCGTTGTCGGGGAGAATGCGATCGGGCATTCACATGATGATATTACCGCCCTTCGGGGAACCATCGATGGGATGCTAAAAAATAATGCCTTCAGTGCGATACCGGGATGGAATGCCCTTGAAAATTTTGCACCCGTTGCACATCACAAAAGCCGGCATGCTTGCGTTCTCCTGCCCTTTGATGCCCTGATTAATGTTTTAAGCGAAGCACAAACGAAAAATGCGTAGACAAAATCCTCAAATAAGAAAAATCCCTGACTTACCCTCCCCTTGCACAGGCGTCTGTACAATGGATATGGATAACAAATACTGCAAAGGCTGTTTCCGCACGCGTCTTGAGATCGGAGGATGGGCAACATTAAGCAATGAAGAGAAGCTTGATATTGTCAAAAATCTCCGGATACGCCGAGCTCAATCCAAAACTTAAGAAATTTTGCCTTATTTTTGCCTATTTCAAACCGCTTAATACCGCACTCTCCTGATATGCTGGACACGGCACCTTCAGAAAGCTTGGCGGATGTATTTAAAAACTTTAAGCGTTGTAACAGGGACATTTCTGACAGTGTTATTTGCTGTCATGAGTCATTTCATGCCGGCTGCAACCACATTGACAACGACAGCAACACTCGCTGATCCGCAAATTAAATGCCTGGCCCAAGCGGTCTATTTCGAGGCCCGCGGCGAACCGTTTAGCGGGCAGATCGCCGTTGCCCAGGTTGTGCATAACCGTGTTGCAACTCGGGACAAGTCCTATTGTGACGTTGTTTTCGAAGGAAGCCATCGACGAAATGCCTGTCAGTTTTCCTTTGCCTGCGATGGGAAATCCGATGTCGCAACGGAGGTTTTAGCGTGGAACCAATCCGTCTCCATCGCCAATATTGTCCGCACGGGTAATCTAAGGGATATTTCCGGCATGGCCACCCATTATCATGCGAATTATGTCTCGCCGAAATGGTCTAAAAAGCTTGTCAAAACGGCGACAATTGGGAATCATATATTTTACCGGTAGCCCTGTTCATGGGAAAAAGCGGCCAAATTATGGCAATTCAATTTGTAACGATCGTTCTAAAACATTTCAAATTCAATTGAGCAAAATTCCCAAAAACCGTTATTTTCTAAATAGATACGATATTTCTTAATAATTTGTTCAGTATAATTTCCATGCCGTGTCACTAAAGCGTGACCAGTATCACATACAGGTGATGATGGTTCCCTCACTATTTAAGTCAGTAAAGTATAACAGTTCGATATATTACATTTTGTAATATGTACGATTGGGTGATATATACTTTCTCCTGTATAAATGATTTCGTCTGAGAATTGAGCTGGTTTAATGGATATTAGAACATTGTGCCTTGGTGTCCTGACAATGGGCGACGCCACGGGTTATGAAATCAAGAAGATTTTCGAAGATCGCCTTGATTTGATCTTTCATGCCAGTTACGGCTCTATTTATCCGGCCCTCAACAGACTAACGGACGAAGGTCTTGTATCCTGCGAGGAATTTGTTCAGGAGAAAAGACCTGACAAGAAAATCTACTCGATTACAGCGAAAGGCCGGTACAGTTTTCTGGAAGAGATCATGAAAAAACCGGCACCGGATCGTTTTCGATCCGAATATCTGGCAACCATCATGTTTTCACATCTCCTGCCGGCGGGAACAATCGCTGAATTGATTGACCAACGTATTGTTGAGAGAACCGAGAAAATCAAGGACATGACCGCACAATGCCCCGGTTCACCTGAAAATGCGGAGCAGTTTATGTGCGGCTACGGCCAGGCTGTTTATCAGGCTGAAATCGATTACTTGAATGAATATAGACATTTGCTCGAAGCGGATGCCCTGATGGGCCGCCGGGCTGCAGAATGATTACCAAGTTGGACACCCTACAAAATAAAGAGGTACAGTTGTGAACCGCTCTATAATTATTGCCATAATTATCGCCATAGCAGTCGTTGCCTGGATTGCCTCAGGTCAAATGGATAATTTCAATGGCTCGACGGGAAATGATGCTGCCGCGGCAACCGAGAAAGACGGGGTCAGCGCCCTTGCCTCTTCCGATGCTGAAAAGCCGAAGGAAAAGCGGAAATTGGCGGGGGTTCGCATCCAAACCTTTACCGCCCAACCTCGCCAACAGGAAGTTATTGTGCATGGCAAGACCGAAGCCTCGCGCGTTGTTCAGTTGAAAGCAGAGATCTCCGGCCGGGTTAAGAAGGTTCATGTTGATGATGGGGACCGCGTCAAGGCGGGAGATCCAATTGTCAGCTTTGACGTGAAGGATAACAAGGCCAAGCTCCAGGAAGCCGAAGCCCTCGTCCGCCAACGCCAGATCGAATATAAAGCGGCGAAAGCCCTGAATAAAAAAGGGTTCAGTTCCAACACGACCCTGGCAAGCGCAAAAGCACTCCTCGATAGTGCCAAAGCACAGGCAACCGGTATGCGTATCCGGCTTGACGATCTTGTGGTAACAGCCCCGTTCGACGGATATATCGAGCATCGGACGGCAGAAGTCGGGGATTTCTTTAAAGATGGCGCAGAAATCACGACGATCGTCGATGGCAACCCTCTATTGGTAACAGGACAGATTTCTGAACTTCAGGTCAACAACATCGAAGTTGGCGGCAAGGGAACAGCGAAACTGGTCACCGGAGAAGAGGTTTCCGGCGAAATCACCTTCATCAGCAATATGGCCGAAGCCGCAACACGGACATTTAAAATTGAGCTGGAAGTGCCTAATGAGGATAACAAACTCCGTAATGGTGTCACTGCAGAAATAAATATCAAGACCAAATCGGTGGACGCACATTTTATCTCCCCGGCCCTGCTGACATTGGATGATACCGGTGTTCTGGGATTACGCGCGGTTGGAGAGGGTGACATCGTCGCTTTCTACCCGGTAAAAATTCTTGCTGATACGCCCGAGGGCGTTTGGATCGCCGGCTTGCCGGAAACCGTCAATTTGATTGTCGTCGGTCAGGATTTCGTCCGCGAGGGCGATCAGGTGAAACCAGATTTTTATACGGCTGAGGCTTCCCAATGAACGCAATTATTGATGCGGCGATTGAACGATCAAGAACGGTAATTTCCGCGCTGGTTCTCATTTTGGTGGCCGGAATCTATGCTTATGTTGATATCGCCAAGGA
It includes:
- a CDS encoding iron-sulfur cluster assembly scaffold protein; its protein translation is MIQELYQKQLMRLAADATGEGVMSDPDAETVLDNPTCGDRIKIQIKISDGKITALNHENRSCMLCQAAASVVGENAIGHSHDDITALRGTIDGMLKNNAFSAIPGWNALENFAPVAHHKSRHACVLLPFDALINVLSEAQTKNA
- a CDS encoding DUF1289 domain-containing protein — its product is MRRQNPQIRKIPDLPSPCTGVCTMDMDNKYCKGCFRTRLEIGGWATLSNEEKLDIVKNLRIRRAQSKT
- a CDS encoding cell wall hydrolase — its product is MPAATTLTTTATLADPQIKCLAQAVYFEARGEPFSGQIAVAQVVHNRVATRDKSYCDVVFEGSHRRNACQFSFACDGKSDVATEVLAWNQSVSIANIVRTGNLRDISGMATHYHANYVSPKWSKKLVKTATIGNHIFYR
- a CDS encoding PadR family transcriptional regulator, which translates into the protein MDIRTLCLGVLTMGDATGYEIKKIFEDRLDLIFHASYGSIYPALNRLTDEGLVSCEEFVQEKRPDKKIYSITAKGRYSFLEEIMKKPAPDRFRSEYLATIMFSHLLPAGTIAELIDQRIVERTEKIKDMTAQCPGSPENAEQFMCGYGQAVYQAEIDYLNEYRHLLEADALMGRRAAE
- a CDS encoding efflux RND transporter periplasmic adaptor subunit yields the protein MNRSIIIAIIIAIAVVAWIASGQMDNFNGSTGNDAAAATEKDGVSALASSDAEKPKEKRKLAGVRIQTFTAQPRQQEVIVHGKTEASRVVQLKAEISGRVKKVHVDDGDRVKAGDPIVSFDVKDNKAKLQEAEALVRQRQIEYKAAKALNKKGFSSNTTLASAKALLDSAKAQATGMRIRLDDLVVTAPFDGYIEHRTAEVGDFFKDGAEITTIVDGNPLLVTGQISELQVNNIEVGGKGTAKLVTGEEVSGEITFISNMAEAATRTFKIELEVPNEDNKLRNGVTAEINIKTKSVDAHFISPALLTLDDTGVLGLRAVGEGDIVAFYPVKILADTPEGVWIAGLPETVNLIVVGQDFVREGDQVKPDFYTAEASQ